From the Kribbella sp. CA-293567 genome, the window TGCCGACGGTACGGCGAGCGCGCATGTCCTCATGGGCGGTGGCGATGTCGGACAGGGCGTAGTCGCCACCGAGGATGGAGCGCAGCTTGCCGTCCTGGACCAGCGCGAACAGCTCGGCCAGCGGGTCGGCCAGCATCGCGGGGGTCTTGAAGCAGTCGGCCAGCCAGAAGCCGGCGATGGTCTTCGAGCCCTTCATCAACCGGCCCGGCGCGATCGGCTCGGCCTGCTGACGCGAGGCGGCACCGAAGGTGGCCAGCCGGCCGAAGGTGGCCAGCGCGTCGAACGACTCGTCCAGCGTCCTGCCGCCGACCATCTCGAGCACGATGTCGACCGGCTTGCCGTCGTTCGCCTCGATGATCCGGTCCTTCAGGCCCTCGGGATCGCCGTCGATCGCGGCGTCCGCGCCGAGGTCGAGGATCTGCCGCCGCTTCTCCTCGGTGGAGGCGGTCGCGATCACGCGGCCGGCACCCCACAGTTTGGCGAGCTGGATCGCGAGCGAGCCGACGCCACCCGCACCGGCGTGGATCAGGACCGACTCCCCCGGCTGCAGGCGGGTCGAGGTCTTCAGGAGGTG encodes:
- a CDS encoding quinone oxidoreductase family protein produces the protein MRAVQISEFGGPEVLQVVEIDEPVAGDGQVLITVDRAGVNYADTHQVENSYLSKAKLPLIPGGEVVGHTADGRRVVALVGTGGYAEKAVGYAQAAFDVPEGVSDADALALIVQGTSAWHLLKTSTRLQPGESVLIHAGAGGVGSLAIQLAKLWGAGRVIATASTEEKRRQILDLGADAAIDGDPEGLKDRIIEANDGKPVDIVLEMVGGRTLDESFDALATFGRLATFGAASRQQAEPIAPGRLMKGSKTIAGFWLADCFKTPAMLADPLAELFALVQDGKLRSILGGDYALSDIATAHEDMRARRTVGKLVLDPTR